From one Enterobacter kobei genomic stretch:
- a CDS encoding Bax inhibitor-1/YccA family protein, whose amino-acid sequence MDRYPRSGSIVEARGGLQTYMAQVYGWMTCGLLLTAFIAWYSANTPAVMMFVFSSKITFFGLVIAQLALVFVLSGMVHRLSAGMATTLFMLYSALTGLTISSIFLVYTYSSIASTFVVAGGMFGAMSLYGYTTKRDLSGFGNMLFMALIGIVLASLVNFWLKSEALMWAVTYIGVIVFVGLTAYDTQKLKNIGENIDTRDSTNLRRYSILGALTLYLDFINLFLMLLRILGNRR is encoded by the coding sequence ATGGACAGATACCCACGAAGCGGCTCGATTGTCGAGGCGCGCGGCGGTCTGCAAACCTATATGGCGCAGGTGTATGGCTGGATGACCTGCGGTCTGTTGTTAACCGCCTTTATCGCCTGGTATTCCGCGAATACCCCGGCGGTAATGATGTTTGTCTTCTCCAGCAAAATCACCTTCTTCGGGCTGGTGATCGCGCAACTGGCGCTGGTGTTTGTGCTTTCCGGGATGGTGCATCGTCTGAGCGCCGGGATGGCCACTACGCTGTTTATGCTCTATTCGGCGCTAACCGGGCTGACCATTTCCAGTATTTTCCTCGTCTACACCTACTCCTCAATTGCCAGTACCTTTGTGGTGGCAGGCGGGATGTTTGGCGCGATGAGCCTCTACGGCTACACCACCAAGCGGGATTTGAGCGGCTTCGGTAATATGCTGTTTATGGCGCTGATTGGGATCGTGCTGGCCTCGCTGGTTAACTTCTGGCTGAAAAGCGAAGCGCTGATGTGGGCAGTGACCTATATCGGGGTGATTGTGTTTGTAGGGCTGACGGCCTATGACACGCAGAAGCTGAAAAACATCGGGGAAAATATCGATACCCGTGACAGCACTAACCTGCGCCGTTATTCGATCCTCGGCGCGCTGACGCTGTATCTGGACTTTATTAACCTGTTCCTGATGCTGCTGCGGATTTTGGGTAACCGCCGCTGA
- the moaE gene encoding molybdopterin synthase catalytic subunit MoaE: MENTRIRVGHDNFSVGDEYQWLAACDEDGAVVTFTGKVRNHNLGDSVSALTLEHYPGMTEKALAEIVSDARARWPLQRVSVIHRIGELWPGDEIVFVGVTGAHRSSAFEAAQFIMDYLKTRAPFWKREATPEGSRWVDARDSDKQAAERW; encoded by the coding sequence ATGGAAAATACCCGTATCCGTGTCGGTCACGACAATTTCAGCGTCGGCGACGAATACCAGTGGCTGGCGGCCTGTGATGAAGACGGCGCGGTGGTCACTTTCACCGGCAAAGTACGCAATCACAATCTGGGCGACAGCGTCAGTGCGCTGACCCTTGAACACTATCCCGGCATGACCGAGAAAGCGCTCGCCGAGATCGTCAGCGACGCCCGGGCGCGCTGGCCGCTGCAACGCGTATCGGTCATTCATCGCATCGGGGAATTATGGCCCGGCGACGAAATCGTTTTTGTCGGCGTCACCGGCGCGCACCGCAGCTCTGCCTTTGAAGCGGCGCAGTTTATTATGGATTATCTGAAAACCCGCGCGCCGTTCTGGAAGCGAGAAGCAACGCCGGAAGGCAGCCGCTGGGTGGATGCAAGAGACAGCGATAAGCAGGCCGCAGAACGCTGGTGA
- the moaD gene encoding molybdopterin synthase sulfur carrier subunit yields the protein MIKVLFFAQVRELVACDALEVDAGFQNVEQLRAALAAKSDRWALALESGKLLAAVNQTLVAFDHPLRDGDEVAFFPPVTGG from the coding sequence ATGATTAAGGTGCTGTTTTTTGCGCAGGTGCGTGAACTGGTCGCCTGCGATGCGCTGGAGGTTGACGCCGGTTTTCAGAACGTGGAACAACTGCGTGCGGCGCTGGCAGCGAAAAGCGACCGCTGGGCGCTGGCGCTGGAATCCGGCAAGCTGCTGGCGGCGGTCAATCAGACGCTGGTGGCCTTTGATCACCCGCTGCGCGACGGCGATGAAGTGGCATTCTTCCCGCCGGTAACCGGAGGATAA